The region TCTTCTATTTAAATCTTCTCTTTCAGATATAATCCCTAAAAACCTTGATTTTTTTTGTAATATTGCCAATAAATCTTTATGGGTTTTATTTTTTTTAAATTTTGTTGCAAATAAAAATATTTTCAAATTTAACTTTAATTTATTTATAAAAAATTCTAGTAGTTGCAAACTTTCAATAGCCCACTTTTCTGCAACCATTGGCACCATAATATGTTCACTAATAACTAAAGCATTGGATAATGTAGAGTCTAAATGGGGATTGGTATCAATTATTATATAATCATAATTAAATTTTAAATATTTAAGGCTATTTTTTAATCTATGTGTTTTATAAGGTAAAATCTCTTCACTAAACTCGTGTAAACTTAAATAGCTTGGCAATAAATCAAGCCTATTATTTATGTTGATGATTGAGTCATTTATTAAATAATTTGATTTTAAAACTCCATATAT is a window of Borreliella afzelii DNA encoding:
- a CDS encoding ParA family protein; translated protein: MDFKKSKIITIANIKGGVGKSTSSIIFSTLLAQKYKVLLIDIDTQASTTSYFNKKIIENKFDLLKKNIYGVLKSNYLINDSIININNRLDLLPSYLSLHEFSEEILPYKTHRLKNSLKYLKFNYDYIIIDTNPHLDSTLSNALVISEHIMVPMVAEKWAIESLQLLEFFINKLKLNLKIFLFATKFKKNKTHKDLLAILQKKSRFLGIISEREDLNRRIAKNDDFDLDRDYIKEYVNILNNFNAKTRN